From the genome of Methanobrevibacter smithii ATCC 35061, one region includes:
- a CDS encoding cation:proton antiporter subunit C codes for MAYMQLAALFTAGALVVVGLFAAIFIDNIVKKIIGISFIEEGANLFIIAIGYKPGGVVPILMPGMSPSWFAVNSAYPLPFGLVLTSIVIGASTLAVMLAIVMVIYKKYGTLSTKVLLADTSKQEEYDE; via the coding sequence ATGGCATATATGCAATTAGCAGCATTATTTACTGCAGGAGCATTGGTAGTTGTTGGTCTTTTTGCAGCTATTTTCATTGATAATATTGTAAAGAAAATAATTGGTATTAGTTTCATTGAAGAAGGTGCAAATTTATTTATTATAGCTATTGGATACAAACCTGGAGGAGTAGTTCCAATTTTGATGCCTGGAATGTCTCCGTCATGGTTTGCTGTAAACTCTGCTTATCCATTGCCTTTTGGATTGGTACTTACCAGTATTGTAATCGGTGCAAGTACATTGGCTGTAATGTTGGCTATTGTAATGGTTATTTACAAGAAATACGGAACTTTAAGTACAAAAGTACTGTTGGCTGATACATCTAAACAGGAGGAATACGATGAGTAA
- a CDS encoding DUF4040 domain-containing protein — translation MNKMLSIILMIITVLSAILALIQKDLLKAAILTGFSGGALAVLFQLLLAPDVALTQAIVGAAIVPVFLVLAVKKTQRDGS, via the coding sequence ATGAATAAGATGTTAAGTATTATATTAATGATTATTACAGTTTTAAGTGCGATTCTTGCTCTTATTCAAAAAGATTTGTTAAAAGCAGCAATTTTAACAGGATTTTCTGGTGGTGCTCTTGCAGTGCTTTTCCAACTTTTACTTGCTCCGGATGTTGCTTTAACACAAGCTATTGTTGGTGCAGCTATTGTTCCTGTATTTTTAGTATTGGCTGTTAAGAAAACACAAAGGGATGGTTCCTGA
- a CDS encoding cation:proton antiporter translates to MFAVELIQSILLIISAILMIISAIGFLTLDKNMNNLIYARIHIVGVFDVAFIIAMIGLQQYLLAGIYLVIAPFTAHAIANAFYNSEDKVNNLKNKEVEVESSDDENPFVHNINKVKEMENKSDESNEDSIKFSISTLEISEDE, encoded by the coding sequence ATGTTTGCAGTTGAGTTGATTCAGTCTATTCTTCTTATTATTTCAGCTATTTTAATGATAATATCTGCAATTGGATTTTTAACCCTGGATAAAAATATGAATAATTTGATTTATGCAAGAATTCATATTGTTGGTGTTTTTGATGTTGCATTTATTATAGCAATGATTGGGTTGCAACAATATCTTTTAGCAGGTATTTATTTAGTTATAGCACCATTTACAGCACATGCAATAGCTAATGCTTTTTATAACTCAGAAGATAAAGTAAATAATTTAAAAAATAAAGAAGTGGAAGTTGAAAGTTCAGACGATGAAAATCCGTTTGTTCATAATATAAATAAAGTTAAAGAAATGGAAAATAAATCAGATGAGAGTAATGAGGATAGTATTAAATTTTCTATTTCTACATTAGAGATTAGTGAGGATGAATAA
- a CDS encoding monovalent cation/H+ antiporter complex subunit F encodes MDILFISKYFVVIASMIMMLAALRASAYKSTTMGLLSSSVVVVAFALSLLVVGDMYDISFFKDISLALVLFGFIGTVAFAVTQGGDD; translated from the coding sequence ATGGACATATTATTTATTTCAAAATATTTTGTGGTTATTGCATCAATGATAATGATGCTTGCTGCGTTAAGGGCAAGTGCTTATAAATCTACAACAATGGGGCTTTTAAGCAGTTCTGTTGTAGTTGTAGCTTTTGCATTATCTTTACTTGTTGTTGGGGATATGTATGACATATCATTCTTTAAAGATATTTCATTAGCTTTAGTGCTTTTTGGATTTATAGGGACTGTTGCTTTTGCTGTTACACAAGGGGGAGATGACTAA
- a CDS encoding monovalent cation/H+ antiporter subunit E: protein MFLTRLGYGIIYFLDLIYEILKATFDVAFNGIMRQNIDPVVVEIETVLERPVSQTILANSISLTPGTLSVDLDSENNIIKVAAISPRSKEDIIPFEPYIKKMLE, encoded by the coding sequence ATGTTTTTAACTAGACTAGGTTATGGGATTATTTATTTCTTAGACCTTATTTATGAAATACTTAAAGCAACCTTTGATGTTGCGTTTAATGGAATTATGAGACAAAATATTGATCCTGTAGTTGTAGAAATCGAGACAGTTTTAGAGAGACCTGTTTCTCAAACAATTTTGGCTAACAGTATTTCTTTAACTCCGGGAACTTTGTCAGTTGATTTGGATTCTGAAAATAACATTATTAAAGTAGCTGCTATTTCTCCAAGAAGTAAGGAAGATATTATTCCTTTTGAACCATATATAAAGAAGATGTTAGAGTAG
- a CDS encoding metal-dependent hydrolase gives MSSYKGHTIFALILALMFFNNPLIIALSVIGANIPDFDHKFKKDNVYKMIILGLIVFISLYILKLPYYLGLIIVFLGTVFYFSQHRSFTHSIFGVLTLTATVSLILIWAYEILMDITIIPTSYLFMAILIALLSFLFLNKKLLLIFLPLFFISLFLFGTLSVNYVEIAVGLFLGLLSHIVLDSFSPSGIKLFAPLSSKKSHKQFGTLSIVLLLILAIYLRRFEIIMLMQYFFPNIYFS, from the coding sequence TTGTCTTCATATAAAGGACACACAATATTTGCATTGATTTTGGCTTTAATGTTTTTTAATAATCCTCTAATTATTGCCTTAAGTGTAATTGGTGCTAATATTCCTGATTTTGATCATAAATTTAAAAAAGATAATGTCTATAAGATGATTATTTTGGGATTGATAGTGTTTATATCTCTTTATATCTTAAAATTGCCTTATTATTTAGGTTTAATAATAGTATTTTTAGGAACTGTCTTTTATTTTTCCCAGCACAGAAGTTTCACTCACTCTATTTTTGGTGTACTTACATTAACTGCGACAGTTTCTTTAATACTTATTTGGGCCTATGAAATTCTTATGGATATAACAATAATTCCTACATCTTATTTGTTTATGGCTATTCTGATAGCTCTTTTAAGCTTTTTATTTCTGAATAAGAAACTGCTCTTAATATTCTTGCCATTATTTTTTATTAGTTTATTTTTATTTGGAACACTATCTGTAAATTATGTTGAAATAGCTGTAGGATTGTTTTTAGGATTATTAAGTCATATTGTTCTGGATTCATTCAGTCCTTCCGGAATAAAGTTATTCGCCCCATTATCTTCTAAAAAGTCCCATAAACAATTTGGAACTTTATCTATAGTACTTTTGCTCATATTAGCTATTTATTTAAGAAGGTTTGAAATAATCATGTTGATGCAATACTTTTTTCCAAATATTTATTTTTCATAA
- a CDS encoding succinylglutamate desuccinylase/aspartoacylase domain-containing protein, with product MNFEVLDDFNGLKMSFISNNSGGYISKNKYLFEKIELTHLNQFILEQAVFGTPIFKLGSGGVNILMISGIHGNELPSQLASLRLLNELINTKLENTVYIIPFAAPKATMNNERTLNSRDLNRSAHIKNSLSNLIMQAIDELDVNFVGDFHSTAKNSNPGFESVFSSRNPSPESCLIANYISAQMGSKVISFEFAGKIYKGAVEDVCNLKGVPAVTGEVLSPFALVGKGSDEKSLMQMKSFLSYFGIFFKK from the coding sequence ATGAATTTTGAAGTACTTGATGATTTTAACGGTTTGAAAATGAGTTTTATTTCAAACAATTCTGGGGGCTACATCTCTAAAAATAAATATCTTTTTGAAAAAATAGAATTGACTCATTTAAATCAATTTATTTTAGAACAAGCTGTTTTTGGAACACCTATATTTAAATTGGGAAGTGGTGGAGTAAATATTTTAATGATTTCTGGAATTCATGGCAATGAGCTTCCTTCACAATTGGCCAGTTTAAGGTTATTAAATGAATTAATCAATACTAAATTAGAGAATACTGTTTATATTATTCCATTTGCAGCTCCAAAAGCTACTATGAATAATGAAAGAACTTTAAATTCAAGAGATTTAAACAGGTCAGCACATATTAAAAATTCATTAAGTAATTTAATCATGCAGGCTATTGATGAGTTGGATGTTAATTTTGTTGGTGATTTTCATTCAACAGCTAAAAATAGTAATCCTGGATTTGAATCAGTATTTTCAAGCAGAAATCCTTCTCCAGAAAGCTGTTTAATAGCCAATTATATTTCAGCACAAATGGGGAGTAAAGTAATCAGCTTTGAATTTGCAGGAAAAATTTACAAAGGAGCAGTTGAAGATGTTTGCAATTTAAAAGGAGTTCCTGCAGTTACTGGTGAGGTTTTATCTCCATTTGCTTTAGTTGGAAAAGGCAGTGATGAAAAATCTTTAATGCAAATGAAAAGTTTTTTATCTTATTTTGGAATTTTTTTTAAAAAATAA
- a CDS encoding IGHMBP2 family helicase produces MKKYIKQLIKLINYERDAEIELMTNEIKNLSPKKRESLGRAINKVKGKYLGKQLGSQIVQFGRSEKIETEISVGDMVLISTGYPLRSDLTGTVVEKGARFIKVAFEKSIPKWALKKKVRIDLYANDVTFRRMEDNLLHLNTKGKNALEYSLKKRDPKENKKEKYIDFIDKSLNESQKNAVRNAVNTENFFLIHGPFGTGKTRTLVELIQQEVRQNNKVLVTAESNSAVDNILDRLSQNKKLKITRLGHPQRVSKENITYSLAYKAENHQLTGKINKNYKRIEQISETRDRFTKPTPQYRRGFSDSDILYNASKGKGGRGINSSKMESMANWLLENEKISEIHDKIKKLENKIVKDIINSSDIILSTNSTAAIEEIARTKFNVVIVDEASQATIPSILIPLSKARRFILAGDHKQLPPTIISKKAHFLEKTLFEELIKKYPNKASLLNVQYRMNSFLMKFPNSEFYNGNLKSDSSVDDINLDEIIDSEELSRLKESDVEKQLHNNLKPLLFIDTSNLKNNEEKHLKDSKSIINQSEAAIATSIAKFYLGTGINPKDIGIISPYADQVNLIQDKIPIEVKSVDGFQGREKEIIIISTVRSNKNGNIGFLKDLRRLNVAITRAKRKLIVIGNKNTLKGNSTYSKLIKFCAKNDLLINFRHT; encoded by the coding sequence TTGAAAAAATATATCAAACAGTTAATTAAGCTTATAAATTATGAAAGAGATGCCGAAATTGAATTAATGACTAATGAAATAAAAAATTTGTCTCCAAAGAAAAGAGAATCATTAGGAAGAGCCATCAATAAAGTAAAAGGAAAATATTTAGGAAAACAGTTGGGTTCTCAAATTGTACAGTTCGGAAGGTCTGAAAAAATCGAAACAGAAATCAGTGTTGGAGACATGGTTCTAATTAGTACAGGTTATCCTTTAAGAAGCGATTTAACAGGAACAGTTGTTGAAAAAGGTGCCAGATTTATTAAAGTAGCTTTTGAAAAATCAATTCCAAAATGGGCTCTTAAAAAGAAAGTCAGAATTGATTTATATGCAAATGATGTTACTTTCAGACGAATGGAAGATAACCTACTGCATTTAAACACAAAAGGGAAAAATGCTCTTGAATACTCCTTGAAAAAAAGAGACCCTAAAGAAAACAAGAAAGAAAAATATATTGATTTTATAGACAAATCCCTTAATGAGTCTCAAAAAAATGCTGTTAGAAATGCAGTAAATACTGAAAATTTCTTTTTAATACACGGTCCTTTTGGAACAGGAAAAACAAGAACATTAGTTGAGTTAATCCAACAGGAAGTAAGGCAGAACAATAAAGTCTTAGTTACAGCTGAAAGCAATAGTGCAGTTGATAACATATTAGACAGACTATCCCAAAATAAAAAATTAAAAATTACAAGATTAGGCCATCCCCAAAGAGTTTCAAAAGAAAATATCACATATTCTCTGGCTTATAAAGCTGAAAATCATCAATTGACCGGTAAAATTAATAAAAATTACAAAAGGATAGAACAAATAAGCGAAACAAGAGACCGATTCACCAAACCAACTCCTCAATATCGCAGAGGATTTAGTGATTCAGATATTCTTTATAATGCATCAAAAGGCAAAGGTGGACGTGGAATAAATTCTTCCAAAATGGAATCCATGGCTAACTGGCTTTTAGAAAATGAAAAAATTAGTGAAATTCATGACAAAATTAAAAAACTTGAAAATAAAATAGTTAAAGATATTATTAACAGCAGTGACATTATTTTATCAACCAACTCCACAGCAGCTATTGAAGAAATAGCCAGAACAAAGTTTAATGTGGTAATTGTAGATGAAGCTTCCCAGGCAACAATTCCAAGCATTTTAATTCCATTATCCAAGGCCAGAAGATTTATTCTTGCAGGTGATCATAAACAATTGCCCCCAACGATAATAAGTAAAAAAGCACATTTTCTTGAAAAAACCTTATTTGAAGAGTTAATTAAAAAATATCCCAATAAAGCAAGTTTACTGAATGTTCAGTATAGAATGAATAGCTTTTTAATGAAGTTTCCAAATTCAGAATTTTACAATGGCAATTTGAAAAGCGATTCCAGTGTTGATGATATAAATCTTGACGAAATTATTGATTCGGAAGAGTTGTCCCGTCTAAAAGAAAGTGATGTTGAAAAACAGCTGCACAACAATTTGAAACCTCTATTATTCATTGACACGTCTAATTTAAAAAACAATGAAGAAAAACATTTAAAAGATTCCAAATCCATTATCAACCAGAGCGAAGCGGCCATTGCTACTTCAATAGCTAAATTTTACCTGGGAACTGGAATTAATCCAAAGGATATTGGAATTATAAGTCCCTATGCAGATCAAGTCAATTTAATCCAGGACAAAATCCCCATTGAAGTAAAAAGTGTAGACGGTTTTCAGGGCCGTGAAAAGGAAATTATAATCATTTCAACTGTAAGAAGTAATAAAAATGGAAATATTGGATTTTTAAAAGATTTAAGAAGACTTAATGTGGCAATTACCAGAGCTAAAAGAAAATTAATAGTAATTGGCAATAAAAATACTTTAAAAGGAAATTCCACATACTCGAAATTAATTAAATTTTGTGCAAAAAATGATTTGTTGATAAATTTTAGGCATACCTAA
- a CDS encoding DUF4012 domain-containing protein — MNRRKKLIILILIVCIIGIFAFVGSFFLGGPSLASGDKNILVLASDKDEQPGGGVDMAYMVKLENGTIANYTPVYPGGMTHPTKQALGGLEGPMRLHDCLWDGPEQGMEYAKEIVEANTGMHADAVVIIYDDGLDAIIDSIRPLKVDGVETDLGATDIVRQNDNYSGYHGRDDGITGNMSRGDAVMVLVKALSEASKDPVKKSTMTKVALEEYSKGNIVMSPSGSFVKLLTTKGFESIS, encoded by the coding sequence ATGAACAGAAGAAAAAAACTGATTATACTTATCCTTATTGTATGTATTATTGGGATATTTGCATTTGTAGGAAGTTTCTTTTTAGGAGGTCCTAGTCTGGCTTCAGGTGATAAAAACATATTGGTCCTGGCTAGTGACAAAGATGAACAGCCTGGTGGTGGTGTAGATATGGCATACATGGTTAAACTGGAAAATGGAACTATAGCTAATTATACTCCTGTATATCCTGGTGGAATGACTCATCCTACAAAACAAGCTTTAGGTGGTCTTGAAGGGCCAATGCGTCTTCATGACTGTCTGTGGGATGGCCCGGAACAGGGTATGGAATATGCAAAGGAAATTGTAGAAGCTAATACTGGAATGCATGCTGATGCAGTAGTAATTATATATGATGACGGATTGGATGCCATTATAGATTCAATTAGGCCACTTAAAGTTGACGGGGTTGAAACGGATCTTGGTGCAACAGATATTGTAAGACAAAATGATAATTACTCTGGATATCATGGAAGGGATGATGGAATAACTGGAAATATGTCCAGGGGTGATGCTGTAATGGTGTTAGTTAAAGCACTTTCTGAAGCTTCTAAAGATCCAGTTAAGAAAAGTACAATGACCAAGGTAGCTCTAGAAGAATATTCTAAAGGAAATATTGTAATGTCTCCAAGTGGTTCTTTTGTAAAATTACTGACTACAAAAGGTTTTGAAAGCATTTCATAA
- a CDS encoding argininosuccinate synthase encodes MDKVVLAFSGGLDTSVCVKLLEEKYDVEVITACVDVGQGDEEIAKAEKMAKEIGGYKHYTIDAKEEFANEYIARGIKANAEYEGYPLSTALARPLIAQKIIDIAKKEGATAIAHGCTGKGNDQFRFEAVILAMSDLDIIAPIRELNLTRTEEQAYAAEKGIKLNSDKIYSIDENIWGRSIEGDILEDPANEPPEEIYAWTASAEDALDTPQKVSIEFEEGIPVAINGEMMPLIDIIKEANKIAGENGIGRVDTIENRMIGLKSRETYEVPGAKLLIAAHQALEELVLTTDELRFAEYMSTLYADLVYRALWQEPLREDIDQAIDHMQRRVSGEVTMKLFKGSIAPLTRESPFSLHSIEQITFEDKETDQREVEGMIKYHGLQAANYQKLNR; translated from the coding sequence ATGGACAAAGTAGTTCTTGCATTCAGTGGTGGATTAGACACTTCTGTTTGTGTTAAATTATTAGAAGAAAAATATGATGTTGAAGTTATTACTGCATGTGTAGATGTAGGACAAGGCGATGAAGAAATAGCTAAAGCTGAAAAAATGGCAAAAGAAATAGGCGGCTATAAACACTACACTATTGATGCTAAAGAAGAATTTGCAAATGAATACATAGCTAGAGGAATAAAAGCAAATGCAGAATATGAAGGATACCCATTAAGTACTGCACTTGCAAGACCTTTAATTGCTCAAAAAATTATCGATATTGCCAAAAAAGAAGGAGCAACAGCTATTGCACACGGATGTACTGGAAAAGGAAACGATCAATTCAGATTTGAAGCTGTTATTTTAGCTATGTCTGATTTAGATATTATTGCACCAATCAGAGAATTAAACTTAACAAGAACTGAAGAACAAGCTTATGCTGCTGAAAAAGGCATCAAATTAAACTCTGATAAAATTTACAGTATTGATGAAAACATTTGGGGAAGATCCATTGAGGGGGATATTTTAGAAGATCCTGCAAATGAACCTCCTGAAGAAATTTATGCATGGACTGCTTCTGCTGAAGATGCACTTGACACCCCTCAAAAAGTATCTATTGAATTTGAAGAAGGTATCCCAGTAGCTATAAATGGAGAAATGATGCCCCTTATTGACATTATTAAAGAAGCTAATAAAATTGCTGGTGAAAATGGTATTGGTAGAGTAGATACTATTGAAAACAGAATGATCGGACTTAAAAGTAGGGAAACCTATGAAGTTCCAGGTGCTAAATTACTGATTGCGGCTCACCAGGCATTAGAGGAATTAGTACTTACTACTGATGAATTAAGATTTGCAGAGTACATGAGTACACTTTATGCTGATTTAGTATACAGAGCATTATGGCAAGAACCTTTAAGAGAAGATATCGATCAAGCTATTGACCATATGCAAAGAAGAGTAAGTGGTGAAGTTACAATGAAACTCTTTAAAGGTTCCATTGCACCATTAACCAGAGAATCTCCTTTCAGCTTACACAGTATTGAACAAATTACTTTTGAAGATAAAGAAACTGATCAAAGAGAAGTTGAAGGTATGATCAAATACCACGGTTTGCAGGCTGCAAACTATCAAAAACTTAACAGATAG
- a CDS encoding MIP/aquaporin family protein, producing MAPCGIGKKFIAELLGTFFLVFFGTGSAVITLMISESVNPNNVGIGILGGLGDWIAIALAFGLTVMVCIYLFGRISGAHLNPAVTIGLLLSKNISLADSVYYIVAQIIGACFGSLAVFLCLGMPSVVVGGLGATAPGMGVSYLQTIFAEFIGTFFLVLVIMGVAVDKKATPNFAGLSIGFTVTAVIIFLGPFTGGSINPARTFAPYLMDYLVGGINLWIYFPIYLIGPIAGAIAAALVYTYLAKDNDVCEIPGPFN from the coding sequence ATGGCGCCATGCGGTATTGGAAAAAAATTCATTGCTGAATTGCTTGGAACATTTTTCTTAGTATTTTTTGGAACAGGTTCTGCAGTTATCACATTGATGATATCAGAATCAGTTAATCCAAATAATGTGGGCATTGGAATTTTAGGCGGTTTGGGAGATTGGATAGCTATTGCACTGGCATTTGGTTTAACTGTAATGGTTTGTATCTATCTTTTTGGAAGAATTTCAGGAGCTCATTTAAATCCTGCAGTTACAATTGGATTGCTGCTTAGTAAAAATATTTCTTTAGCAGATTCTGTGTATTATATTGTAGCTCAGATAATCGGAGCTTGTTTCGGAAGTTTAGCAGTATTTTTATGTTTAGGAATGCCTTCAGTAGTTGTTGGAGGTTTAGGTGCAACTGCTCCTGGCATGGGTGTAAGTTATTTACAAACAATATTTGCGGAATTTATTGGAACTTTCTTTTTAGTGCTTGTAATAATGGGTGTTGCTGTTGATAAAAAAGCTACTCCTAATTTTGCAGGTTTATCTATTGGTTTTACAGTAACTGCAGTTATTATCTTTTTAGGACCATTTACTGGAGGTTCTATAAATCCTGCACGTACATTTGCTCCTTATTTGATGGATTATTTGGTTGGCGGAATAAATCTTTGGATATATTTCCCAATTTATTTAATAGGTCCAATTGCAGGAGCTATTGCTGCAGCATTGGTATATACTTATCTGGCTAAAGACAATGATGTTTGTGAAATACCTGGACCATTTAATTAG
- a CDS encoding DUF2193 domain-containing protein: MRELFEKMIDESMAAQRADIDTIKKKRGTDFKIKDAEPYVRVASKMEAIDNQAQSVFDLHVNSVKTHFDTLCSLTDTVIPEDDPFVEHYQTPPVLEILTEEDAGFSDSLDKFIDKIASCEALIGKEVIRRYGGFYGPTCVVDFALIPGSTSNVVNQILLETDIPENHKQAILAAKSWGMNTSYGVGEAFANALEGGSTAAEAVSEEIATLQNIYKNPIEAQGQLMDNAGHSSFDVRKYMNSYKKKMRSTVIAAMEDDVHYGNILTVPAYCVGDIAHHISQSTFNMCKDDMTMGIIEATTDVIETSLRDNLDNFKSVFDVLSLATGSSACATEYILELDGFNAVMIVDLLTKRFHNFVQQFPTRGAAAELHNCDFMDMIYRGWGFLDKARKGRASESGILKPLVSGFEVNLNSVEENEVIMNPQRYAYPACAISVRFSSLMRLADYPCLLTSEPITATMMTNIMALNKEDAGSPVKGCKNCASASLIDFRHDFCQWKDAV; this comes from the coding sequence ATGAGAGAGTTATTTGAGAAAATGATTGATGAATCAATGGCTGCTCAAAGAGCCGACATTGACACAATTAAGAAAAAACGAGGGACTGATTTTAAAATAAAAGATGCAGAACCTTATGTTAGAGTAGCATCAAAAATGGAGGCTATTGATAATCAGGCTCAAAGTGTGTTTGATTTACATGTAAATTCTGTTAAAACACATTTTGATACATTGTGCAGTCTTACAGATACTGTTATACCTGAAGATGATCCTTTTGTTGAGCATTATCAAACTCCTCCGGTTCTTGAGATATTAACTGAAGAAGATGCTGGTTTTTCAGATAGCTTAGATAAATTTATAGATAAGATAGCTTCATGTGAAGCATTAATTGGAAAAGAAGTTATAAGACGTTATGGAGGTTTTTATGGTCCTACATGTGTTGTTGATTTTGCTTTAATTCCTGGAAGTACAAGTAATGTTGTTAATCAAATACTGTTAGAAACAGATATTCCTGAAAATCATAAGCAAGCTATTTTAGCTGCTAAATCATGGGGTATGAATACTTCTTATGGTGTTGGGGAAGCTTTTGCTAATGCTTTGGAAGGCGGTTCAACAGCTGCCGAAGCAGTTAGTGAAGAAATAGCTACGTTACAAAACATATATAAAAACCCAATTGAAGCCCAAGGCCAGCTTATGGATAATGCAGGTCACTCTTCTTTTGATGTAAGAAAATATATGAATTCCTATAAGAAAAAAATGAGAAGTACAGTTATTGCAGCAATGGAAGATGATGTCCACTATGGTAATATTTTAACTGTTCCTGCATACTGTGTAGGTGATATTGCTCATCATATTTCTCAGTCAACATTCAATATGTGTAAGGATGACATGACGATGGGAATTATTGAGGCTACAACAGATGTTATTGAAACATCATTAAGAGATAATTTAGACAATTTTAAAAGCGTATTTGATGTATTGTCACTTGCTACTGGTTCATCAGCATGTGCAACTGAGTATATTCTTGAATTAGACGGTTTCAATGCAGTTATGATTGTTGATTTATTGACTAAACGTTTCCATAATTTTGTTCAGCAGTTTCCAACAAGAGGTGCTGCTGCAGAGCTGCACAACTGTGACTTTATGGACATGATTTACAGAGGTTGGGGATTTTTAGACAAAGCTAGAAAAGGAAGAGCTTCTGAATCAGGTATATTAAAACCATTAGTTTCTGGTTTTGAAGTTAATTTAAATTCTGTTGAAGAAAATGAAGTGATTATGAACCCTCAAAGGTATGCATATCCGGCATGTGCAATTTCTGTAAGGTTCTCTTCTTTAATGAGATTGGCAGATTATCCTTGTTTGCTTACCAGTGAACCAATAACTGCAACTATGATGACAAATATCATGGCTCTTAATAAAGAAGATGCTGGATCTCCAGTTAAAGGTTGTAAGAATTGTGCGTCTGCTTCATTAATTGATTTCAGACATGATTTCTGTCAGTGGAAAGATGCAGTATAA
- a CDS encoding NAD-dependent protein deacylase yields the protein MNKIEKLQEIIDASDNIVFFGGAGVSTESGIPDFRSESGIFKSLEKYGDTPERLVSHSYYLEHTDKFFSYYKDCLIFPEAEPNPAHYTLARLEKEGKLKAIITQNIDGLHQKAGSKNVLELHGIVYRNYCEICKKKYDLNFILESEGIPHCTCGGIIKPDVVLYEEALDMNILNKSAQYIMSADTLIVGGTSLVVYPAAGLINYFKGKNLVLINKSQTDYDNLATLVINEAIRETLAKIK from the coding sequence ATGAACAAAATAGAAAAACTGCAAGAGATTATAGATGCTTCAGACAATATTGTATTTTTTGGAGGTGCAGGAGTATCAACTGAAAGTGGAATTCCTGATTTCAGAAGTGAATCCGGAATTTTTAAAAGCCTGGAAAAATATGGCGATACACCTGAGAGATTAGTTTCACATAGCTATTACTTAGAACATACGGATAAGTTTTTTAGCTATTATAAAGACTGTTTAATTTTTCCAGAAGCAGAGCCTAATCCTGCACATTATACTCTGGCCAGATTAGAAAAGGAAGGGAAATTAAAGGCAATAATTACACAAAATATTGATGGCCTACACCAGAAGGCAGGAAGCAAAAACGTATTGGAGCTTCACGGAATTGTTTATCGAAATTACTGTGAAATATGTAAAAAAAAATATGATCTGAACTTTATTTTAGAAAGTGAAGGTATCCCTCACTGTACCTGCGGAGGAATTATAAAACCTGATGTTGTTTTATACGAAGAAGCACTGGATATGAATATTTTAAATAAATCAGCCCAATACATTATGTCTGCAGATACTTTAATTGTTGGTGGAACATCACTTGTCGTATATCCTGCAGCAGGACTTATAAATTATTTCAAAGGCAAAAATTTAGTTTTAATTAACAAAAGCCAGACAGACTACGATAATCTAGCTACTTTAGTAATTAATGAGGCTATCAGAGAAACATTAGCTAAAATAAAGTAG